One Methanobacterium sp. DNA window includes the following coding sequences:
- a CDS encoding homocysteine biosynthesis protein, which translates to MKTINEINQKIKNGDAVVLTAAEMTEYVKDNGADTAAKEVDVVTTGTFGAMCSSGAFLNFGHSDPPIKMNRTFLNNVEAYSGLAAVDAYIGATQLNKNPQIGMDYGGAHLIEDLIKGKEVELVVEAYGTDCYPLKEVETLIDLENLNHATMVNPRNCYQNYAVATNSTDETLYTYMGTLLPNYGNVSYSSAGQLSPLINDPYFETIGMGTRIFMCGGEGYIIGEGTQHSTEVERRNGVPVGPAGTLMLKGDMKNMNSDFVRGATMQKYGPTLYVGAGIPIPILNEEIAKRTAISDEDITCRVFDYGVGRRSRPVIKETNYKELKTGSIEINGVEIKTSPLSSYKKAEEVANELKSWINKGEFYLTEPVNNLPSSGYTVNPLEIKKPSILVKDIESKPVILTYLTDGIGDVARKLVKNNINHLPVVDKNGYLMGIVTSWDIANAVAKGKDDLNAVMTKKVIIAREDEPVDIIARRIDKYEISGIPIVDKDNKVKGMITAEDISRLIGESAKNNDEVSV; encoded by the coding sequence ATGAAGACCATAAATGAAATTAACCAAAAAATCAAGAATGGAGACGCTGTTGTATTAACGGCCGCCGAAATGACTGAATATGTCAAAGATAATGGCGCAGATACTGCAGCAAAGGAAGTTGATGTTGTAACTACTGGAACTTTTGGTGCTATGTGTTCTTCAGGAGCATTTTTGAATTTTGGTCATTCCGATCCTCCAATTAAAATGAACAGAACTTTCCTGAATAACGTTGAGGCTTATTCAGGGCTTGCTGCTGTAGATGCATATATAGGGGCCACTCAATTAAATAAAAACCCACAAATAGGTATGGATTATGGTGGTGCACACTTAATTGAAGACCTTATAAAAGGAAAAGAAGTTGAACTGGTTGTAGAAGCATATGGTACTGATTGCTATCCACTAAAAGAAGTTGAAACATTGATTGATCTTGAAAATCTAAATCATGCCACAATGGTAAATCCAAGAAACTGTTACCAAAACTATGCTGTGGCTACAAATTCGACTGATGAAACTCTTTACACATATATGGGGACTCTTCTTCCTAACTACGGCAATGTAAGTTATTCAAGTGCAGGACAGCTTAGTCCACTTATAAATGATCCGTATTTTGAAACAATAGGCATGGGAACAAGGATATTCATGTGCGGAGGAGAAGGTTATATAATTGGGGAAGGAACACAACATTCTACTGAGGTTGAACGCCGAAATGGAGTGCCTGTAGGTCCTGCTGGAACGCTGATGCTTAAAGGTGATATGAAAAATATGAACAGCGACTTTGTTAGAGGCGCGACAATGCAAAAATACGGCCCAACATTGTATGTGGGTGCTGGAATTCCTATTCCAATTTTAAATGAAGAAATAGCCAAGCGAACAGCCATAAGTGATGAAGATATAACTTGTCGTGTTTTTGATTATGGGGTTGGAAGAAGAAGCAGACCAGTTATTAAGGAAACTAACTATAAAGAGCTTAAAACTGGTTCAATTGAAATTAATGGTGTTGAAATTAAAACATCCCCTCTTTCATCTTATAAAAAGGCTGAAGAAGTTGCAAATGAACTTAAAAGCTGGATAAATAAAGGAGAGTTCTATCTAACAGAACCTGTTAATAATTTACCTTCCTCTGGATACACAGTTAATCCTCTTGAAATTAAAAAACCATCTATCCTTGTAAAGGATATTGAAAGTAAACCTGTGATACTTACATATCTTACAGATGGAATAGGTGATGTTGCAAGGAAACTTGTTAAAAATAACATAAATCATCTGCCTGTTGTGGATAAAAACGGTTATCTTATGGGCATAGTAACATCATGGGACATAGCAAATGCAGTTGCTAAAGGTAAAGATGATCTAAATGCAGTTATGACTAAAAAAGTGATTATTGCAAGGGAAGATGAACCTGTGGATATTATAGCAAGAAGAATAGATAAATATGAAATTTCAGGTATTCCTATTGTTGATAAAGATAATAAAGTGAAGGGAATGATTACTGCAGAGGATATTTCAAGGTTAATTGGTGAAAGTGCAAAAAATAATGATGAGGTGTCTGTATGA
- a CDS encoding TldD/PmbA family protein, whose protein sequence is MVNQLNIDLFKNMLDKIESKVDYADIRVSDGQNTSIIMKDGKIQEIRSGSDFGSAIRILKNGAWGSAFTTDISKMDEMVETALKLSNALQSDVELADVDPQVDNIKLKAKIRPSDVSIEDKKEIMGEANHAATIEKIVSTTVSYVDAEGQNLFLSTEGASITSEESRVGLFLNAVASKDNTIQFGHTSTGGARGFEVLQNEDIEKFGRNAADKAVRLLDANSPPSGRFPVVMDSELSGVFIHEALGHASEADLILQNDSILKDKMGTQIGSSLVTIIDDASMDAFGYYAYDAEGVKTSKNVLVKNGELVSLLSSRETAAKLGISSSANARSRVGDQPIVRMSNTYLKPGDLEFEELTEDIKDGIYLKGSRGGQVDTGKGIFQFNAAESFKIENGEITTPLRDVSLSGDILEILNKVNGLGSDFKMSIGFCGKGGQTAPVGDGGPHVRVSEAMVGGAS, encoded by the coding sequence ATGGTAAATCAATTAAATATTGACCTATTTAAAAATATGCTTGATAAAATAGAAAGTAAAGTTGATTATGCAGATATTAGGGTTAGTGATGGTCAAAACACCTCTATTATAATGAAAGATGGTAAAATTCAAGAGATCAGATCAGGATCTGACTTTGGAAGTGCTATTAGAATACTTAAAAACGGAGCATGGGGCTCTGCATTCACAACTGACATTTCAAAAATGGATGAGATGGTAGAAACAGCATTAAAACTTTCAAATGCACTGCAAAGCGATGTTGAACTGGCAGATGTTGATCCACAAGTGGATAATATTAAATTAAAAGCTAAAATAAGACCTTCAGATGTTTCTATTGAAGATAAAAAAGAAATTATGGGCGAAGCCAATCATGCAGCAACTATAGAAAAAATTGTAAGCACAACAGTAAGTTATGTTGATGCGGAAGGCCAAAATTTATTTTTAAGCACTGAAGGAGCATCAATTACGAGTGAAGAATCAAGAGTAGGCCTATTTTTAAATGCTGTAGCTTCAAAGGATAATACAATCCAATTTGGACACACAAGCACAGGTGGAGCTCGTGGATTTGAAGTGCTTCAAAATGAAGACATAGAAAAATTTGGAAGAAATGCAGCAGATAAAGCTGTAAGACTTTTAGATGCAAATTCTCCACCTTCAGGACGATTCCCTGTAGTTATGGACAGTGAACTTTCAGGAGTATTTATCCATGAAGCTTTAGGCCATGCTTCAGAAGCTGACCTTATTTTGCAGAATGATTCAATTCTTAAAGATAAAATGGGAACTCAAATAGGATCATCTCTCGTTACAATAATTGATGACGCCAGTATGGACGCTTTTGGATATTATGCATACGATGCAGAGGGAGTAAAAACATCTAAGAATGTTCTTGTAAAAAATGGAGAACTTGTATCTCTTTTAAGCTCAAGGGAAACAGCTGCAAAACTGGGGATTTCTTCATCAGCAAATGCAAGATCAAGAGTGGGGGATCAGCCAATTGTTAGAATGAGTAACACTTACCTTAAACCTGGAGATTTAGAATTTGAAGAATTAACTGAAGATATAAAAGATGGAATATATCTGAAAGGTTCTAGAGGAGGTCAAGTGGATACAGGAAAAGGTATATTCCAATTCAATGCTGCAGAATCATTTAAAATAGAAAATGGTGAAATAACAACTCCATTAAGAGATGTTTCATTATCAGGAGATATTCTTGAAATTCTTAACAAGGTAAACGGCCTTGGAAGCGACTTTAAAATGAGCATTGGATTTTGTGGAAAAGGAGGTCAAACAGCTCCAGTTGGAGATGGAGGGCCTCATGTAAGAGTAAGTGAAGCAATGGTTGGAGGAGCAAGCTAA
- a CDS encoding TIGR00296 family protein, translating into MLSEEEGKFLLKLARKSIETYIKDKKILPVPENAPDSLKEEMGAFVTLNKDELLRGCIGYSEPVKPLVNAVIEVAISAAVNDPRFSPVTENEIGDLAVEVSVLTKPELIEVEKPEEYMDKIRIGEDGLIIERGPYKGLLLPQVAVEWGWNVEEFLYNTCVKAGLTADCWLFNDVKIYKFGSQIFQE; encoded by the coding sequence ATGTTATCTGAAGAAGAAGGAAAATTTCTGCTAAAACTTGCAAGAAAATCTATAGAAACATATATAAAAGATAAAAAGATTTTACCAGTTCCTGAAAATGCTCCAGACTCTTTAAAAGAGGAAATGGGTGCATTTGTAACTTTAAATAAAGATGAACTTCTTAGAGGATGCATAGGATATTCAGAACCAGTAAAACCACTTGTAAATGCAGTAATTGAAGTTGCAATATCTGCAGCAGTAAATGATCCAAGATTTTCGCCAGTAACTGAAAATGAAATAGGTGATCTGGCAGTTGAAGTCAGTGTACTTACAAAACCAGAGCTTATTGAAGTTGAAAAGCCTGAAGAATACATGGATAAAATCAGAATAGGTGAAGATGGTTTAATAATTGAAAGAGGGCCTTACAAAGGTTTGTTGCTCCCACAAGTTGCTGTAGAATGGGGATGGAATGTGGAAGAGTTTTTATACAATACTTGTGTTAAAGCAGGTCTTACTGCAGATTGCTGGCTCTTTAATGATGTAAAAATATATAAATTTGGTTCTCAAATATTCCAGGAGTGA
- a CDS encoding NOG1 family protein — MFIPTVPTPEEILDKSFSRAKKAANKVRTSTIPRYKKSKQTEEARIKTACQVTKDTFNNLLDKTPQVENMHMFYQDYIDVMVGVDELKKSLGALNWAVGIMNKLENEYVFKVRRSRPENAANVRKAAFGRISSVVRQIKDELDFLDFTKGKLRNMPTIDFEAFTLVIAGFPNVGKSTLLRQITPAEPKVADYPFTTHGIQIGHFEKRWKKYQIIDTPGLLDRPIMDMNNIELRAMVALEHLADVILYIFDASETSGYPLESQMRLYNEIRHVFDTQIICVFNKMDLVENNKYLDEYISMLDNPLMISASNGSGVDLIIKELEEYNGGKKGNKNEKRVGNGES; from the coding sequence ATGTTTATACCAACGGTACCCACACCGGAAGAAATTTTAGATAAAAGCTTTAGCAGGGCAAAAAAAGCTGCAAATAAAGTAAGAACATCAACAATTCCCCGCTACAAAAAATCAAAACAAACAGAAGAAGCAAGAATAAAAACAGCTTGTCAAGTTACAAAAGACACTTTCAACAACTTGCTGGACAAAACACCACAAGTAGAAAACATGCACATGTTCTATCAAGATTATATTGATGTTATGGTAGGTGTAGATGAGCTTAAAAAGTCTCTTGGAGCTTTAAACTGGGCAGTAGGCATAATGAATAAACTTGAAAACGAATATGTATTTAAAGTAAGGAGATCAAGACCAGAAAACGCGGCAAATGTTAGAAAAGCAGCATTTGGAAGAATTTCATCTGTTGTACGCCAGATAAAAGATGAACTTGACTTTTTAGATTTTACTAAGGGTAAGCTTAGAAACATGCCCACAATCGACTTTGAAGCATTTACTCTCGTTATTGCAGGATTTCCAAATGTAGGAAAGTCCACATTGTTAAGACAGATAACTCCAGCAGAGCCTAAAGTTGCAGACTATCCCTTCACAACCCACGGGATCCAAATAGGGCATTTTGAGAAAAGATGGAAAAAATACCAGATAATAGACACTCCTGGACTACTAGACCGGCCTATAATGGATATGAATAATATTGAGCTACGTGCAATGGTAGCCCTTGAACACCTTGCAGATGTTATTTTATACATTTTCGACGCATCTGAAACCTCCGGATATCCACTTGAATCACAGATGAGACTTTATAATGAAATAAGGCATGTTTTTGACACTCAAATAATCTGTGTTTTTAACAAGATGGATTTAGTAGAAAATAATAAATATTTAGATGAATATATCAGTATGTTAGATAACCCTTTAATGATTTCAGCATCAAATGGTTCTGGTGTGGATTTAATAATTAAGGAACTGGAGGAATATAATGGTGGAAAAAAAGGAAATAAAAACGAAAAAAGAGTTGGAAATGGAGAAAGCTGA
- a CDS encoding SIS domain-containing protein, with the protein MKYTMYDEILEQPNALKDTLKEEKSHMKEIAEKFEEFDKIYLLGCGSSLSTCYSAKSALDFLSDKHIEVYTGYEFFYNKKIGTGNAGALLTSQSGETADTVAALKRAEENNIYTVAITNEKQCTMIKKANDTVITSGGRESAILGTKTYMTQLMSLYEILFSIKGPEDDSNAGTVKKEVLGDIEKLPSITEGLIKKTENENKDLAEKFKDDDIFYCMGSGPNYGLAYKLAMTMFMEGALKHACPLYSGEFRHGLIERAEKDVPIVFLNADYPGDEMTLKSIEFCEKIGVKPIIYDMKDYSNMHNLMSPFALVVPLEWFIYYLAHFNGEDPGATRHIGKVRY; encoded by the coding sequence ATGAAGTATACAATGTATGATGAAATTTTAGAACAGCCCAATGCCTTAAAAGATACATTAAAAGAAGAAAAATCCCATATGAAGGAAATAGCTGAAAAATTCGAAGAGTTTGATAAAATATATCTTTTAGGATGTGGTAGTTCACTTTCAACATGTTATTCGGCTAAAAGTGCCCTTGATTTTTTATCAGATAAACATATAGAAGTTTACACAGGCTATGAATTTTTTTACAACAAAAAAATAGGAACTGGAAACGCAGGTGCTCTCCTAACCTCTCAATCCGGAGAAACAGCAGATACTGTGGCTGCACTTAAAAGAGCAGAAGAAAATAATATTTATACAGTTGCCATAACCAATGAAAAACAATGCACCATGATTAAAAAGGCTAATGACACTGTAATTACAAGCGGAGGAAGAGAATCAGCTATTCTTGGAACTAAAACTTATATGACTCAATTAATGAGTTTATATGAAATTTTATTCAGTATAAAAGGGCCTGAAGACGATAGCAATGCTGGAACTGTTAAAAAAGAGGTTCTTGGTGACATTGAAAAGCTTCCATCAATCACTGAAGGTCTGATTAAAAAAACAGAGAATGAAAACAAAGACCTTGCAGAAAAATTTAAAGATGATGATATATTTTATTGTATGGGAAGCGGGCCAAACTACGGTCTTGCTTATAAGCTGGCAATGACCATGTTCATGGAAGGCGCCCTAAAGCATGCCTGTCCATTGTATTCTGGCGAATTTAGACATGGTTTAATTGAAAGAGCTGAAAAGGATGTCCCCATAGTATTTCTAAATGCTGATTATCCTGGAGATGAAATGACATTAAAATCAATTGAGTTTTGTGAAAAAATAGGTGTTAAACCAATAATTTATGACATGAAAGATTATTCAAACATGCATAATTTAATGTCTCCGTTTGCACTTGTTGTTCCACTTGAATGGTTTATTTATTATCTTGCACACTTTAATGGCGAAGATCCTGGAGCTACAAGGCATATAGGAAAAGTAAGATACTAA
- a CDS encoding thiamine-phosphate synthase: MEIENLEKAIEILQNSEEFAALIPEVRSNIVMAKENAQDITDVAGIPGRITTVHGKPIAFIDPEFNVSSHMARLVLNIMKHNPSKRSAINIKYDPKIIEICKKLGLKVSFYDRNDEPEDVKRVEGGTIPWGVEAAIKQIEDVPDVIYHKGAWGKEPSIALIGTNAVEVAKMAVCISKLFNNV; this comes from the coding sequence ATGGAAATAGAGAATCTAGAAAAAGCTATTGAAATTCTACAAAATTCAGAAGAATTTGCGGCATTAATTCCAGAAGTAAGAAGCAATATAGTAATGGCAAAAGAAAATGCACAAGACATTACAGATGTAGCAGGAATTCCAGGACGTATTACAACTGTACATGGAAAACCCATAGCTTTTATCGATCCAGAATTCAATGTATCCTCACATATGGCCCGTTTAGTTTTAAATATTATGAAACATAATCCTTCAAAACGTAGCGCTATTAATATCAAATATGACCCTAAAATAATAGAAATTTGCAAAAAATTAGGTCTTAAAGTCTCTTTCTATGATAGAAATGATGAACCAGAAGATGTAAAGCGTGTTGAAGGTGGAACAATTCCATGGGGAGTTGAAGCAGCCATTAAACAGATAGAAGATGTTCCAGATGTGATATATCACAAAGGAGCATGGGGAAAAGAGCCATCTATCGCTTTAATTGGTACAAATGCAGTGGAAGTTGCCAAAATGGCTGTTTGTATTTCCAAGCTTTTTAATAATGTTTAA
- a CDS encoding PAS domain-containing protein, giving the protein MNEEYLAYAAGFALTFLISLVLALYAFKKRSIKLHTFFILVMFSICIWSFGSLMEFISPEISTKIFWSKFCWIGITTVSPFLFLFVLSYRKDEKYLKNFYIALLMIIPLIITFLAFSNEWHHLIWTNIIPISTNFGTLLIYKHGPAVWLNLIYSYPLLLIGMILMVHMFINSPKIYKLQVAAVLVGIASPLIINIFYLTRISPVLVDLTPIAFAITSLCAALGVFRFHLLNILPVAHHKLFNNMTNGFFVVDSNERLLEINLTAEKMFRINSDEIGNTFSDIFGKWEQLMSFFQASSENNRDLLINEKWYNIQKTPLYDLENISYGHLFIITDIDKHKRVEEALKENQRTLETLISNLPGVAYKCMNDSNWTMEFVSEGCFELTGYHPEDIIMNKKISYGDIIHPDYRKHVWDNIQNAIKLKLPFENVYKINTADSTEKHVWEQGIGVFSPNGELIALEGFITDITDKQRAEEELKLSLEEKNILLQEIHHRVKNNMQIISSLLSLQSSYVDDEMTLNNLKESQERIKAMALVHEKLYQSDNIVKINFADYINSLVNELFNSYRANKGLIRLNIDVNDIFLDIDTAIPCGLIINELISNIFKHAFIEGKKGDVYIKFFKIKDKYTLIISDNGIGLPSDVDFNNTKTLGLQLVNALVNQLKGAVKISRTNGTEFIIKFSGDN; this is encoded by the coding sequence ATGAATGAAGAATATTTAGCTTATGCAGCGGGATTTGCATTAACATTTTTAATATCACTTGTCTTAGCTTTATACGCCTTTAAAAAACGTTCCATTAAATTGCATACCTTCTTTATTCTTGTAATGTTTTCTATATGCATCTGGTCATTTGGTTCGTTAATGGAATTTATATCCCCTGAAATTTCAACTAAAATTTTTTGGTCAAAGTTTTGTTGGATTGGAATAACTACAGTTTCTCCATTTTTATTTTTATTTGTTTTAAGCTACAGAAAAGATGAAAAATACCTTAAAAACTTTTATATCGCGCTTTTAATGATAATACCATTAATTATAACTTTTTTGGCATTTAGCAATGAATGGCACCACTTAATATGGACAAATATCATTCCTATTTCTACCAACTTCGGTACCTTACTAATTTATAAACATGGGCCAGCTGTTTGGCTCAATCTAATTTATTCCTACCCTCTACTTTTAATTGGAATGATATTAATGGTTCATATGTTTATAAATTCTCCTAAAATTTACAAATTACAAGTTGCAGCTGTTTTAGTAGGTATAGCTTCCCCCTTAATTATCAATATATTTTACCTAACACGGATTTCACCAGTCTTAGTAGATCTTACCCCGATCGCATTTGCAATAACAAGTTTATGCGCTGCTTTAGGAGTTTTCAGATTTCATTTATTGAATATTCTCCCTGTTGCCCACCACAAACTGTTTAACAACATGACCAACGGATTTTTTGTAGTTGATAGCAATGAAAGGTTACTGGAAATTAATTTAACGGCAGAGAAAATGTTTAGAATAAATTCAGATGAAATTGGCAACACATTCAGTGATATTTTTGGAAAATGGGAACAATTAATGTCTTTTTTTCAAGCATCGTCTGAAAATAATCGTGATTTACTTATAAATGAGAAATGGTACAATATACAAAAAACTCCATTATATGACTTGGAAAACATTTCATATGGGCATCTGTTTATAATCACAGATATTGATAAACATAAAAGAGTTGAAGAGGCCTTAAAAGAGAATCAACGGACACTTGAAACTTTGATAAGTAATTTACCAGGCGTAGCTTATAAATGCATGAATGATTCTAACTGGACAATGGAATTTGTAAGTGAAGGTTGCTTTGAATTGACTGGATACCATCCCGAAGACATTATTATGAATAAAAAAATATCTTACGGAGATATAATCCATCCAGACTATCGAAAACACGTATGGGACAATATACAAAACGCTATAAAATTAAAATTACCCTTTGAAAATGTTTATAAAATAAATACTGCAGATTCAACTGAAAAACATGTTTGGGAGCAGGGAATAGGAGTATTCTCACCAAATGGCGAATTAATTGCGTTAGAAGGATTTATAACAGATATAACAGATAAACAGCGTGCTGAAGAAGAGCTTAAACTATCATTGGAAGAAAAAAATATTCTTTTGCAAGAAATTCATCATCGGGTTAAAAACAATATGCAGATAATATCCAGCTTATTAAGCCTCCAGTCGAGTTATGTTGATGATGAAATGACTTTAAACAATTTAAAGGAAAGCCAAGAACGTATTAAAGCTATGGCTCTTGTTCATGAAAAACTATACCAATCAGATAATATTGTAAAAATTAATTTTGCAGATTATATTAATAGTTTAGTAAATGAGCTTTTTAATTCATATCGCGCCAATAAAGGTTTAATAAGATTAAATATTGACGTTAATGACATTTTTTTAGATATTGACACTGCAATTCCATGTGGTTTGATAATAAATGAACTTATATCCAACATTTTTAAACACGCATTTATTGAAGGAAAAAAAGGAGATGTTTACATAAAATTCTTCAAAATTAAGGATAAATACACATTAATTATCAGTGATAATGGAATTGGATTACCTTCAGATGTAGATTTCAATAATACAAAAACTTTAGGTTTACAATTAGTCAATGCATTGGTAAATCAGCTTAAAGGCGCTGTTAAAATCAGTAGAACTAATGGAACTGAATTTATCATTAAATTTAGCGGTGATAATTAA
- a CDS encoding adenylyltransferase/cytidyltransferase family protein — MKTVMATGTFDIIHSGHGFYLEEAKKLGGNDAKLIVVIARDATVRAKKRVPVVCEEQRLEVVKMLKPVDDAYLGHTGDIFKIVEEIKPDIIAIGPDQHFDLDELREDLKQRQIHAEVIKVTNYKDAPLDSSCKIIKKIKNMEFDEKIFKNC; from the coding sequence ATGAAAACAGTAATGGCAACAGGAACATTTGACATAATACATTCAGGACACGGATTTTACCTCGAAGAAGCAAAAAAACTTGGTGGAAATGATGCAAAGCTGATTGTAGTTATTGCAAGAGATGCTACTGTAAGGGCTAAAAAAAGAGTGCCAGTAGTTTGTGAAGAACAGAGATTAGAAGTTGTGAAAATGTTAAAACCAGTTGATGATGCTTATTTAGGACATACAGGAGATATATTTAAAATTGTAGAAGAAATTAAACCAGATATAATTGCTATAGGGCCAGATCAGCATTTTGATTTGGATGAACTCAGAGAAGATCTTAAACAGAGACAAATTCACGCCGAAGTTATTAAGGTAACTAATTATAAGGACGCGCCCCTTGACAGTTCCTGTAAAATAATTAAAAAGATTAAAAACATGGAATTCGATGAAAAAATCTTTAAGAATTGTTGA
- a CDS encoding phosphoenolpyruvate synthase gives MKLLTGIGTSSYVGVGKIRKIEDNGDILEIKEGEIIVVSKASRDMLLHLQKAGGVITDYGGITSHVAIVLREMKVPCIVGTQNGTDILENGMIVTVDGRTGNIYGGFIEFESEKELFEIYNPATKIKVNLNVPEIAKSAAPYSDGVGSIRIENMVVRTLKHPRKLLEEGKLTETIKEGVREILDAFYPKPVWFRTFDIPTDELVNLKGGEDEPYEINPLLGLRGIYRDLNDVEILKAEFMAIKYLLDEGYDNLGIKIPFVRDISEYILSKKILKDVGLKPHKDIDVGVSVETPSVVFTFDEFIKEGMDFMTLGMSDLAMCALAVDRRGVRVAKHFDLMHPAILKMVELVINKCNQKGIESCICGHAGGDQEIVKKLVEMGIDCVSTNPDQILKIRKTVYNRENEIIMKSLP, from the coding sequence ATGAAATTACTTACAGGGATTGGTACCAGTTCCTATGTGGGTGTAGGAAAAATAAGGAAAATAGAAGATAACGGAGATATTTTAGAAATTAAGGAAGGAGAAATAATAGTAGTTTCTAAAGCTTCCAGAGACATGCTTCTACACCTCCAAAAAGCGGGTGGAGTCATAACTGACTATGGAGGAATAACTAGCCATGTAGCTATTGTATTGAGGGAAATGAAAGTTCCCTGCATAGTTGGAACCCAAAATGGCACCGATATTCTTGAAAATGGAATGATAGTAACTGTTGATGGGAGAACAGGTAACATTTATGGAGGATTTATAGAATTTGAAAGTGAAAAAGAACTATTTGAAATTTATAATCCTGCAACAAAAATTAAAGTAAATTTAAACGTTCCAGAAATAGCTAAAAGCGCTGCACCGTATTCAGATGGAGTAGGTTCCATAAGAATTGAAAACATGGTTGTAAGAACATTAAAACACCCAAGGAAGTTATTAGAAGAAGGAAAATTAACTGAAACCATTAAAGAGGGTGTAAGGGAGATTTTGGATGCGTTTTACCCTAAACCTGTGTGGTTTAGAACATTTGATATTCCTACAGATGAATTGGTTAACTTGAAAGGTGGCGAAGATGAACCATATGAAATAAACCCTCTTTTAGGACTTAGAGGAATATACAGAGATTTAAACGATGTTGAAATACTAAAAGCAGAGTTTATGGCCATAAAATACCTTTTAGATGAAGGATATGATAATTTAGGAATTAAAATCCCATTTGTAAGAGATATAAGTGAGTATATCTTATCCAAGAAGATTCTTAAGGATGTTGGGTTAAAGCCCCATAAAGACATTGATGTTGGAGTTTCAGTGGAAACACCGTCTGTAGTTTTTACATTTGATGAATTTATAAAAGAAGGCATGGATTTTATGACACTGGGCATGAGTGATTTAGCAATGTGTGCCCTGGCAGTTGATAGAAGAGGAGTAAGAGTTGCAAAACATTTTGATCTTATGCACCCTGCAATTTTAAAGATGGTGGAACTTGTAATAAATAAATGTAACCAGAAAGGAATAGAAAGCTGCATCTGTGGCCATGCAGGAGGAGATCAAGAGATAGTAAAAAAACTGGTTGAAATGGGAATAGATTGCGTTTCAACAAATCCTGATCAAATACTTAAAATACGCAAAACGGTTTATAATAGGGAAAATGAGATTATAATGAAAAGTTTGCCCTGA
- a CDS encoding 1-(5-phosphoribosyl)-5-[(5-phosphoribosylamino)methylideneamino]imidazole-4-carboxamide isomerase, whose translation MFIIPAVDIKDKKCVQLVQGIPGSEQVIIENPLEVAKDWERKGASILHIIDLDGAFGDKEKNREIIKKIAHEIKVPVQMGGGIRTKEDAVKLLEIGIDKVILGTVAIENPEIVEELSQEFGSERIIVALDSKDSKVVVKGWSEKTTKSAPEFAKMFEKKGAGSILFTNVDFEGLLKGFDTTPLLELLNTVDIPIIYSGGVTSIDDIKKLSETDVYGVVVGSALYKGKIDFKKALETIVSEHHNLSKSPIL comes from the coding sequence ATATTTATAATTCCTGCAGTTGATATTAAAGATAAAAAATGCGTTCAATTGGTTCAAGGAATACCTGGTAGCGAGCAAGTAATTATTGAAAATCCCCTGGAAGTTGCAAAAGACTGGGAAAGAAAAGGTGCCAGTATATTGCATATTATAGATTTAGACGGTGCTTTTGGAGATAAAGAAAAAAATAGGGAGATAATTAAAAAAATAGCCCATGAAATAAAAGTTCCAGTACAAATGGGTGGCGGCATAAGAACCAAAGAAGATGCTGTAAAATTGCTTGAAATAGGTATTGATAAAGTTATTTTAGGTACTGTAGCAATAGAAAACCCTGAAATTGTTGAAGAGCTTTCCCAGGAATTTGGAAGTGAACGAATCATTGTTGCACTGGACAGTAAAGATTCTAAAGTTGTAGTTAAAGGTTGGAGCGAAAAAACAACTAAAAGTGCCCCTGAATTTGCAAAAATGTTCGAAAAAAAGGGTGCAGGAAGCATTCTATTTACAAATGTTGATTTTGAAGGTCTTCTTAAAGGATTTGACACAACACCCCTGCTAGAATTATTAAATACCGTGGATATACCTATCATTTATTCTGGTGGAGTTACATCTATTGATGATATTAAGAAGCTAAGTGAAACTGACGTTTATGGAGTTGTGGTGGGTTCTGCACTGTATAAAGGAAAAATAGATTTCAAAAAGGCCCTCGAAACTATCGTTTCGGAGCATCATAATCTCTCAAAATCTCCGATTTTGTAG